A part of Capsicum annuum cultivar UCD-10X-F1 chromosome 6, UCD10Xv1.1, whole genome shotgun sequence genomic DNA contains:
- the LOC124899486 gene encoding chaperonin 60 subunit beta 4, chloroplastic-like, whose amino-acid sequence MIRKKLRGVLKVAAIKAPSFEERKSHCLDDISILTGGTVIRDDMGLTLENALKDLLGSTSKVVITKDSTLIVIDGSTRMTVSKRVTQIQNLVENTEEKFQKTILNETIVRLSSGIGIIQPSDAASGPILPMDARRSRDDNDPTDIF is encoded by the exons ATGATTAGGAAGAAACTCAGGGGTGTCCTAAAGGTAGCTGCAATAAAAGCTCCATCTTTCGAGGAGCGCAAGAGTCATTGCTTAGATGACATCTCTATCTTGACTGGAG GAACTGTGATCAGAGATGACATGGGATTGACTCTTGAAAATGCCCTCAAGGACTTGTTGGGCAGTACTTCAAAGGTGGTCATTACTAAGGACTCTACACTGATAGTTATTGATGGAAGTACTCGAATGACTGTTTCAAAGAGGGTTACTCAGATACAAAATCTTGTTGAG AACACAGAAGAAAAATTCCAAAAGACAATCTTGAATGAAACAATTGTGAGATTATCCAGTGGAATTGGCATCATTCAG ccaagtgatgcgGCTAGTGGACCCATTTTGCCCATGGATGCAAGGAGATCACGTGATGATAATGATCCTACTGACATTTTTTGA
- the LOC124899485 gene encoding uncharacterized protein LOC124899485: MEYGYKARVQQQWRLNLVMKEVVRKEVIKWLDAGIVYPISNSKWVIPMHCIPKKSGINVVTNEANEMIPICMETGTKVIVHTDHAAIKYLFNKKVANPRLIRWILLLQEFDLEVHDRKGAENQAADYLSSLENHDHIVDDTLCIWEEFLDEKLLALDVCEFSWYADTLNLLVCGVYLLEATVQQIKKLLYYSRANIWDDPFLFKQGPDGIVRRYMSKT; the protein is encoded by the exons ATGGAATATGGTTACAAGGCAAGAGTGCAGCAACAATGGAGGTTGAATTTGGTGATGAAGGAAGTAGTACGAAAAGAAGTCATCAAGTGGCTTGATGCTGGGATTGTCTACCCTATTTCTAACAGCAAGTGGGTCATCCCTATGCATTGCATCCCAAAGAAAAGTGGGATAAATGTGGTGACTAATGAAGCTAATGAGATGATTCCCATTTGCATGGAAACAG GCACTAAGGTAATTGTTCACACAGACCATGCTGCCATCAAATACTTGTTCAACAAAAAAGTTGCAAATCCTCGGTTGATTAGGTGGATTCTattgcttcaagaatttgaccTAGAGGTGCATGATCGAAAAGGAGCAGAGAATCAAGCAGCAGACTATTTGTCCAGTCTAGAGAATCATGACCATATTGTTGATGATACACTATGCATTTGGGAAGAGTTTCTGGATGAGAAATTGTTGGCTCTAGATGTATGTGAATTTTCTTGGTATGCAGACACCTTGAATTTATTAGTGTGTGGTGTGTACCTTCTAGAAGCCACCGTTCAACAGATAAAGAAGCTACTATATTATTCACGTGCAAACATATGGGATGACCCCTTTCTGTTCAAACAAGGTCCTGATGGAATTGTGCGTAGATATATGTCAAAAACTTAA